A single region of the Gephyromycinifex aptenodytis genome encodes:
- a CDS encoding methyl-accepting chemotaxis protein produces the protein MNVRRLVPTHRGSTAATPGAAPAGTAPQGGRRQLGLRAKMLMIGLIGLLSVLLLAVLTWTGVAQMESAAQRVAAANSAADAATLTDDLLTQAKSAQVSYVTDVHTYGGALAARDDMPRRAAFLSSLNRAREVVQTFPVEGLDDSGNAIVAEMRTLVDRFATLDAKAAATYRSAKPGSLTEGDNTFRESAEVYSGLHMRLEKLRADSDAAAQAAEQAVADTAHRLRIMGVMALLISGLAITWTALSIAGRVLASVEAVRTSMGAMQRGDFTVASQAHSGDEIGSLANACEDTRQATQKLIREVSNASSTVAEASSSLRSVADQVQNASADTANRMTTVSTATEEVSSNVQTVAAGTEEMTASIREIAKSANEAASVAASAVDVAERTNATVAALGRSSAEVGNVVKAITGIAEQTNLLALNATIEAARAGEAGKGFAVVAGEVKDLASETAQATQDITARIGQIQVDTETAVTAISEIGQIIARINDNQATIASAVEEQTATTNEMARSVGDAAAGAGGIATNVADATQAAGVSRQAAAELHTSAERLAQESGRLESLVSPLTY, from the coding sequence ATGAACGTACGACGGCTGGTGCCAACCCACCGCGGATCCACTGCGGCCACCCCCGGGGCAGCCCCTGCGGGGACAGCACCGCAGGGCGGACGCCGCCAACTCGGCCTGCGAGCCAAGATGCTCATGATCGGGTTGATCGGGCTACTCAGCGTGCTTTTGTTGGCGGTGCTCACCTGGACCGGCGTGGCCCAGATGGAAAGCGCCGCCCAGCGAGTCGCTGCGGCCAACTCGGCGGCCGATGCGGCGACCCTGACCGATGATCTCCTGACCCAGGCAAAGAGCGCCCAGGTCTCCTATGTGACCGACGTGCACACCTATGGGGGCGCGCTGGCCGCACGGGACGATATGCCGCGCCGCGCGGCGTTCTTGTCCAGCCTCAACCGCGCCCGCGAAGTGGTGCAGACCTTCCCGGTCGAGGGGCTCGATGACTCGGGCAATGCGATCGTGGCCGAGATGCGCACGCTGGTTGATCGCTTCGCCACCCTCGATGCAAAGGCGGCAGCCACCTACCGCAGCGCCAAGCCTGGTTCGCTTACCGAAGGGGACAACACGTTCCGCGAATCAGCCGAGGTGTATTCCGGGCTGCACATGCGGTTGGAGAAGTTGCGTGCCGACTCAGACGCAGCCGCTCAGGCAGCCGAGCAGGCCGTCGCGGACACCGCTCACCGACTCCGCATCATGGGTGTCATGGCGCTGCTCATCTCCGGTCTGGCCATCACGTGGACCGCGCTCAGCATCGCCGGTCGCGTGCTGGCCTCGGTGGAGGCTGTTCGCACCTCCATGGGGGCGATGCAGCGTGGAGACTTCACAGTCGCGTCCCAGGCGCATTCGGGCGATGAGATCGGGAGCCTGGCGAATGCCTGTGAGGACACCCGGCAGGCGACACAGAAACTCATTCGGGAGGTTTCCAACGCCTCATCCACAGTGGCGGAAGCGTCATCGTCGTTGCGTTCAGTCGCCGACCAGGTGCAGAACGCCTCGGCGGACACCGCCAACCGGATGACGACCGTGTCCACCGCGACTGAGGAGGTCTCCTCCAATGTCCAGACGGTTGCCGCCGGCACCGAAGAGATGACGGCCAGCATCCGGGAGATCGCCAAGAGTGCGAACGAGGCGGCCAGCGTTGCCGCTTCGGCGGTAGATGTGGCTGAGCGGACCAACGCCACGGTAGCGGCGCTAGGACGCAGCAGCGCCGAGGTCGGCAACGTCGTCAAGGCCATCACGGGGATCGCCGAGCAGACGAACCTGTTGGCGCTGAACGCCACCATTGAGGCGGCTCGCGCCGGTGAAGCAGGTAAGGGCTTCGCGGTCGTGGCCGGTGAGGTCAAGGATCTGGCCTCGGAGACCGCGCAGGCGACCCAGGACATCACCGCGCGGATCGGCCAGATCCAAGTGGACACCGAGACGGCGGTGACGGCGATCAGCGAAATCGGTCAGATCATCGCCCGGATCAATGACAACCAGGCAACCATCGCCTCCGCGGTCGAGGAACAGACGGCCACGACGAACGAGATGGCTCGCAGCGTCGGCGACGCTGCGGCGGGTGCCGGTGGCATCGCGACCAATGTCGCCGACGCCACCCAGGCTGCCGGGGTCTCGAGGCAGGCTGCTGCGGAGTTGCACACTTCAGCGGAGCGGCTCGCCCAGGAGTCGGGTCGCTTGGAGAGTCTGGTCAGCCCGCTCACTTACTGA